The proteins below are encoded in one region of Desulfobacterales bacterium:
- the rpsJ gene encoding 30S ribosomal protein S10: MKTSSKIRIRLRAYDHKLIDHASSDIVETAKKTGAKIVGPVPLPTMINKFCVLRSPHIDKKSREQFEVRTHKRLLDILDPTQNTIDALMKLDLSPGVGVDIKQL; encoded by the coding sequence ATGAAAACAAGTTCAAAAATTAGGATAAGATTGCGAGCTTATGATCATAAGCTTATCGATCATGCATCTTCTGACATTGTAGAAACAGCAAAGAAGACCGGTGCTAAAATTGTTGGGCCGGTACCATTACCAACTATGATTAATAAATTTTGTGTTTTGCGTTCGCCACATATTGATAAAAAATCAAGAGAACAATTTGAAGTTCGTACTCATAAAAGATTATTAGATATCCTAGATCCGACACAGAATACAATTGATGCTTTGATGAAACTAGATTTATCTCCAGGAGTTGGTGTAGATATAAAACAATTATAA
- the rpsC gene encoding 30S ribosomal protein S3, with the protein MGQKVNPIGLRIGIVKTWESRWYAEKNYSKFIVEDYKLREFVKKKLSHAGISKIEIERSDKRIRLVIYAAKPGIIIGKKGAEIDLLKRDIEKLLLRKTLEKTATNEVSIDIQEVKKIEIDAKLVAENVGNQLLRRVAFRRAMKKCVVSAIKSGAKGIKIICSGRLGGAEMARTEWYKEGRIPLHTLRADIDYGVTEAKTTYGMIGIKVFIFKGEKLADNKRLSE; encoded by the coding sequence TTGGGGCAAAAAGTAAATCCAATAGGGCTGAGAATAGGAATTGTTAAAACATGGGAATCACGATGGTATGCTGAAAAGAATTATTCAAAATTTATTGTGGAAGACTATAAGTTGAGAGAATTTGTAAAGAAAAAGCTTAGCCACGCAGGCATCTCAAAAATAGAAATAGAAAGGTCAGATAAGCGAATTCGATTAGTTATATATGCTGCTAAACCCGGTATTATTATTGGGAAAAAAGGTGCGGAAATCGATTTATTAAAAAGAGATATAGAAAAATTATTATTACGAAAAACATTAGAAAAAACTGCTACAAACGAAGTTTCGATTGATATTCAGGAAGTAAAAAAGATCGAGATTGATGCTAAATTGGTAGCAGAAAACGTAGGCAATCAATTGTTGCGTAGGGTGGCTTTTAGGCGTGCTATGAAAAAATGTGTAGTGTCTGCTATAAAATCTGGTGCAAAGGGAATTAAAATTATATGCTCAGGACGGTTAGGTGGAGCAGAGATGGCTAGAACTGAATGGTACAAAGAAGGACGGATTCCATTGCATACGTTGAGAGCGGATATTGATTATGGTGTTACTGAAGCAAAAACTACTTATGGCATGATTGGTATTAAAGTTTTTATATTCAAAGGTGAAAAATTAGCAGATAACAAGAGATTATCTGAATAG
- the tuf gene encoding elongation factor Tu, with translation MAKEKFDRKKVHVNVGTIGHIDHGKTTLTAAITKLNGLKGRAKYVPFDQIDKAPEERERGITIATAHVEYETDNRHYAHVDCPGHADYIKNMITGAAQMDGAILVVAADDGPMPQTREHILLARQVGVPNMVVFLNKCDMVDDEELIELVELELRELLTKYNFPGDDTPIIRGSALKALQSDSVDSDDAKCVFELMDAIDSFIPDPKRDIDKEFLMPIEDVFSISGRGTVVTGRMERGIVRIGDEVEIVGIRPTAKTVCTGVEMFRKLLDEGRAGDNVGLLLRGTKREEIERGQVIAKPGSITPHKKFKAEVYVLSKEEGGRHTPFFNGYRPQFYFRTTDVTGIITLPQGVEMIMPGDNIAISVDLITPIAMEKELRFAIREGGRTVGAGVVTDIIE, from the coding sequence ATGGCAAAGGAAAAATTTGACAGAAAGAAAGTCCACGTGAATGTAGGTACGATTGGACATATTGACCACGGAAAAACTACTTTGACAGCTGCTATTACTAAATTGAACGGATTAAAAGGTAGAGCAAAATATGTTCCTTTTGATCAAATTGACAAGGCTCCAGAAGAAAGAGAAAGAGGTATTACTATTGCTACTGCTCATGTAGAGTATGAAACAGATAACAGGCATTATGCTCATGTAGATTGTCCAGGCCACGCTGATTATATTAAAAATATGATTACAGGGGCAGCTCAAATGGATGGAGCAATTTTAGTAGTTGCAGCAGATGATGGACCAATGCCGCAAACAAGAGAGCATATTTTGTTGGCTCGTCAGGTTGGAGTTCCTAATATGGTCGTTTTTTTAAATAAATGCGACATGGTTGATGATGAAGAATTGATTGAATTAGTTGAATTAGAATTACGAGAATTGTTAACAAAATATAATTTTCCTGGAGATGATACTCCAATAATAAGAGGTAGTGCATTAAAAGCATTGCAATCGGATAGTGTAGATAGTGATGACGCAAAGTGTGTATTTGAATTAATGGACGCAATTGATTCATTTATTCCGGATCCAAAGCGAGACATTGATAAAGAATTTTTAATGCCAATCGAGGATGTTTTTAGTATTTCTGGTCGTGGAACAGTAGTCACTGGGCGTATGGAAAGAGGTATTGTAAGAATAGGAGATGAAGTAGAAATTGTTGGAATTAGGCCAACAGCGAAGACTGTTTGTACTGGTGTAGAAATGTTTAGAAAACTATTGGATGAAGGAAGAGCTGGCGATAATGTTGGGTTATTGTTACGTGGCACAAAGCGAGAAGAAATTGAAAGAGGTCAGGTTATTGCTAAACCTGGTTCTATTACGCCACATAAAAAATTTAAAGCAGAAGTTTATGTTCTAAGTAAAGAAGAAGGTGGTAGACATACTCCATTTTTTAATGGATATAGACCCCAATTTTATTTTAGAACTACGGATGTTACAGGGATTATTACTTTACCACAAGGTGTAGAAATGATAATGCCAGGAGATAATATTGCAATTTCGGTTGATTTGATTACTCCTATTGCTATGGAAAAAGAGTTGCGATTTGCGATACGTGAAGGTGGGCGTACTGTAGGCGCAGGTGTTGTAACTGATATTATTGAATAA
- the rplV gene encoding 50S ribosomal protein L22, translating to MEVKAVSKYNRISPKKVRKIIDSLIGLSVETGANKLSFMPQKAAFMVKKVLLSAIANANTHPKMEVDDDKLIIKNIFVDQGPTLKRFRARARGRGTRILKRTSHITVVVG from the coding sequence ATGGAAGTTAAAGCTGTATCTAAGTATAATCGTATTTCTCCTAAAAAAGTTAGAAAAATAATTGACTCATTAATAGGCTTATCCGTTGAGACGGGGGCGAATAAACTTAGCTTTATGCCTCAGAAGGCTGCATTTATGGTTAAAAAGGTTCTTTTGTCAGCAATAGCAAATGCTAACACTCATCCTAAAATGGAAGTTGATGATGATAAATTGATAATTAAAAATATTTTTGTCGATCAAGGACCAACTTTAAAAAGATTTAGGGCAAGAGCTAGAGGGAGAGGTACAAGAATTTTAAAAAGAACAAGTCATATTACTGTGGTAGTAGGTTGA
- the rplD gene encoding 50S ribosomal protein L4, translated as MAVVDVLNVYGEKVSEKLLADAIFNVEIRSPVLHEVVKMQLAKKRSGTASVKRRSDVKGSGKKLYRQKGTGRARRGDIKSPILRGGGCVFGPSIRDYSYSLPKKVKRLAMKMALSSKLKEQNLIVLDKIEFDEIKTKRVVNILDALNIKKGLFIVDGELDNFVMSAKNIKNIKVLKQEGLNVYDVLKYSNLIMLESSIDKIEGRLQA; from the coding sequence ATGGCTGTGGTAGATGTTCTAAATGTATATGGCGAAAAAGTGTCAGAGAAATTACTTGCTGATGCTATATTTAACGTTGAAATAAGATCTCCTGTATTACACGAAGTTGTTAAGATGCAATTAGCTAAAAAACGTTCGGGGACTGCTTCTGTAAAGAGAAGATCCGATGTAAAAGGAAGTGGAAAAAAATTATACAGGCAAAAAGGCACAGGTAGAGCTCGAAGAGGAGATATAAAATCTCCGATTTTAAGGGGCGGAGGATGTGTGTTTGGCCCATCAATTAGAGATTATTCATATTCTTTGCCGAAAAAAGTAAAACGTTTAGCTATGAAAATGGCTTTAAGTTCTAAATTAAAGGAACAAAATTTAATTGTTCTTGATAAAATTGAATTCGATGAAATTAAAACAAAAAGAGTTGTGAATATTTTAGACGCCCTTAATATAAAAAAAGGTTTATTTATTGTTGACGGAGAATTAGATAATTTTGTTATGTCAGCAAAAAATATAAAAAATATAAAAGTTTTGAAACAAGAAGGTTTGAATGTGTATGATGTTTTAAAATATAGCAATCTAATTATGCTTGAATCATCGATAGATAAAATTGAAGGGAGACTTCAGGCATGA
- the rpsS gene encoding 30S ribosomal protein S19 — protein sequence MPRSLKKGPYIESKLFKKVQDLQKSRVSRVIKTWSRRSIIIPEMVGLTMAVHNGKKFIPVLITENMVGHKLGEFSPTRTFHGHSGDKKTKIKSKG from the coding sequence ATGCCGCGTTCATTAAAAAAAGGTCCATATATTGAATCAAAACTTTTTAAAAAAGTTCAAGATTTACAGAAATCAAGAGTAAGTAGAGTAATAAAAACATGGTCAAGGAGATCTATTATTATTCCTGAAATGGTAGGATTAACTATGGCGGTTCACAATGGAAAAAAATTCATCCCAGTTTTAATTACGGAAAATATGGTAGGTCATAAATTAGGAGAATTTTCGCCAACCAGAACTTTCCACGGGCATTCAGGTGATAAGAAGACAAAAATAAAAAGTAAGGGATAA
- a CDS encoding 30S ribosomal protein S12, whose amino-acid sequence MPTINQLVRMGRKKAKKKVKTPALKGAPQKRGVCTRVYTTTPKKPNSALRKVARVRLTSGVEVTAYIPGVGHNLQEHSVVLVRGGRVKDLPGVRYHIVRGTLDTLGVADRKQGRSKYGTKKPK is encoded by the coding sequence ATGCCAACCATCAATCAGCTTGTTAGAATGGGAAGAAAAAAAGCTAAAAAGAAGGTAAAAACGCCAGCATTAAAGGGTGCTCCTCAAAAAAGAGGTGTATGTACACGAGTATATACAACTACACCTAAAAAACCAAATTCAGCCTTAAGAAAGGTTGCTAGGGTTAGACTCACGAGTGGAGTTGAAGTAACAGCATATATTCCAGGGGTTGGGCATAATTTGCAAGAACATTCGGTAGTACTTGTGCGAGGCGGACGAGTAAAAGATTTACCTGGCGTAAGATATCATATCGTTAGGGGAACTTTGGATACATTAGGTGTTGCAGACAGAAAGCAAGGAAGATCAAAATATGGGACTAAAAAACCTAAATAA
- the rplC gene encoding 50S ribosomal protein L3, which yields MCKGLIGKKIGMVSIFSSEGNYIGVTALQIGPCVVTQIKLMATDGYDALQIGFEEKRSVLVNKPLQGHFKKSGYIGFRYVREFEAVDKIADYSVGQKIGIDIFKIGETINIISNMKGRGFSGVVKRHGFHGGKATHGSDSHRIPGSIGSSAWPSRVVKGKKMPGHYGNTRKTVKNLKIMDILQEDGIMLVKGCVPGPNQGVILIMKKNS from the coding sequence ATGTGTAAAGGTTTAATTGGTAAAAAAATTGGGATGGTGAGCATATTTTCTTCGGAGGGTAATTATATTGGAGTGACTGCTTTGCAGATAGGCCCTTGTGTAGTTACCCAGATCAAATTAATGGCTACAGATGGCTATGATGCATTGCAAATAGGATTTGAAGAGAAGAGAAGTGTTTTAGTTAATAAACCATTGCAAGGTCATTTTAAAAAAAGCGGTTATATTGGGTTTAGATATGTTAGAGAATTTGAGGCAGTAGATAAGATTGCTGATTACTCTGTGGGGCAAAAAATAGGGATTGATATTTTTAAAATTGGTGAAACAATCAATATAATAAGTAATATGAAAGGTAGAGGTTTTTCTGGAGTTGTTAAACGGCATGGCTTTCATGGAGGAAAGGCGACGCACGGAAGTGATAGTCATCGGATACCAGGATCTATAGGCAGTAGTGCGTGGCCATCAAGGGTTGTGAAGGGAAAGAAAATGCCTGGACACTATGGTAACACAAGAAAAACTGTAAAGAATTTAAAAATTATGGATATTCTTCAGGAAGATGGGATAATGCTTGTAAAAGGTTGTGTGCCAGGCCCTAATCAAGGAGTTATTTTGATAATGAAGAAGAACTCTTAG
- the rplB gene encoding 50S ribosomal protein L2 yields the protein MTVKRVKPTSAGRRFQEYISNENLSSAPPLKSLVKSINEKGGRNSTGRITCRHRGGRHKRLYRIIDFKRDKDSIPAKVVAVEYDPNRSARIALLNYADGEKRYILAPNGLSVGDVIQTGQSVDIKPGNTLPLKNIPLGTYIHNVELKLGKGGQLVRSAGVYAQLMAKEDPYGLVKLPSGEVRKILLKCKATIGQVGNVEHENISIGKAGRNRWLGKRPKVRGVAMNPIDHPMGGGEGKSSGGRHPCTPWGKPTKGYKTRRKGKSNKYIVTKRSK from the coding sequence GTGACAGTAAAAAGGGTAAAACCTACTTCAGCGGGAAGGCGATTTCAAGAATATATTTCCAATGAAAATTTGAGTTCGGCTCCCCCATTGAAAAGTTTAGTTAAATCTATAAATGAAAAAGGTGGTAGAAATTCAACAGGAAGAATAACTTGTCGACATAGAGGTGGAAGGCATAAACGGTTATATAGAATTATTGACTTTAAACGAGATAAGGATAGTATTCCCGCTAAAGTTGTTGCAGTTGAATATGATCCAAATCGTTCCGCTCGAATTGCATTGTTAAATTATGCAGATGGAGAAAAACGATATATTTTAGCACCGAATGGGCTTTCTGTAGGTGATGTTATTCAGACTGGTCAGAGTGTTGATATTAAGCCTGGAAATACGCTTCCGTTGAAAAATATACCATTAGGTACATACATTCATAATGTTGAATTAAAACTTGGTAAGGGTGGTCAGCTTGTTAGAAGTGCAGGAGTATATGCTCAACTTATGGCGAAAGAAGATCCATATGGGTTAGTTAAATTACCTTCAGGCGAGGTAAGGAAAATTTTGTTAAAATGTAAGGCGACCATTGGTCAAGTTGGGAATGTTGAACATGAAAATATTTCGATTGGAAAAGCTGGACGAAATAGATGGCTTGGAAAAAGGCCTAAAGTTCGTGGAGTTGCTATGAACCCGATCGATCATCCTATGGGAGGAGGAGAAGGAAAATCTTCAGGTGGAAGACATCCTTGCACTCCATGGGGTAAGCCAACTAAAGGATATAAGACGAGACGCAAAGGTAAAAGCAATAAATATATAGTTACAAAAAGAAGTAAATAA
- the rpsG gene encoding 30S ribosomal protein S7, whose translation MARKREAEERKISYDAKYNSFLVAKFTNNIMKNGKKSIAESIIYDAFDIIAEKTNDSGLKTFEQAIDKVRPSFEVKSRRVGGSTYQVPTEIRSTRRLALAMKWIIVNARKRSEKTMAKKLAGEIIDAANERGASVKKKEDTHKMAEANKAFAHYKW comes from the coding sequence ATGGCTAGAAAACGTGAAGCAGAAGAGCGAAAAATATCATATGATGCTAAATATAATAGTTTTTTAGTAGCAAAATTTACTAACAATATTATGAAAAATGGAAAGAAAAGTATTGCGGAATCAATTATTTATGATGCTTTTGATATTATCGCTGAGAAAACTAATGATTCAGGCTTGAAAACATTTGAGCAGGCTATAGATAAAGTGCGTCCATCATTTGAGGTAAAATCAAGAAGAGTTGGAGGATCGACTTATCAGGTGCCAACAGAAATAAGATCTACAAGGCGTTTAGCGCTTGCTATGAAATGGATTATAGTAAACGCTAGGAAGCGAAGTGAGAAAACGATGGCTAAAAAATTGGCGGGCGAAATAATTGATGCAGCAAATGAAAGAGGAGCTTCAGTAAAAAAGAAAGAAGATACTCATAAAATGGCGGAAGCAAATAAAGCGTTTGCACATTATAAATGGTAA
- the rplW gene encoding 50S ribosomal protein L23, with amino-acid sequence MINYDIIKRPINTEKTNLLKEISNKICVEVKKDANRIEIKKAMESLFNVKVLSVKTISVKGKTKRRGRILGKRRDFKKAIIGLMPGERIDFFDGI; translated from the coding sequence ATGATTAATTATGATATAATAAAAAGGCCAATTAATACAGAAAAGACTAATTTACTTAAAGAAATTTCAAATAAAATTTGTGTTGAAGTCAAAAAAGATGCAAACCGAATTGAGATTAAGAAAGCCATGGAATCGTTGTTTAATGTTAAGGTCTTGTCTGTAAAAACGATTTCAGTGAAAGGCAAAACAAAAAGACGTGGCCGTATTCTTGGAAAAAGAAGAGATTTTAAAAAAGCTATTATTGGGTTAATGCCAGGAGAAAGAATTGATTTTTTTGATGGAATTTAA